A region from the Hippopotamus amphibius kiboko isolate mHipAmp2 chromosome 15, mHipAmp2.hap2, whole genome shotgun sequence genome encodes:
- the LOC130836960 gene encoding olfactory receptor 7G2-like, giving the protein MEPRNQTDVSEFLLLGLTDDPELQPFLFCLFLAMYLITVLGNLLIILAVSWDSHLYVPMYFFLSNLSFTDICISTTTIPKMLVNIQAQIQHITYIGCLTQVGFVIGFGGFEDFLLAAMAYDRYVAICHPLRYTVIMNPRLCVLLILLSLFISTVVSLLLSLMVLRLSFCQDLEIPHFFCELAQVIKLACSDTLINNILIYSVIGLFGGIPLLGIIFSYTQIVSSVLRMPSEGAKLKAFSTCGSHLSVVSLFYGTAFGVYVSSAVTDSPRKIAVASVMYIVLPQMMNPFIYSLRNKDMKRALRKLISMTPSL; this is encoded by the coding sequence ATGGAACCCAGAAATCAAACAGATGTTTCAGAATTCCTTCTCCTGGGATTGACAGATGATCCAGAACTGCAGCCCTTCTTATTCTGCCTGTTCCTGGCTATGTACCTGATCACTGTCCTaggaaacctgctcatcatcctggctgttAGCTGGGACTCCCATCTCTATGTCccaatgtacttcttcctctccaacctgtcctttaCTGACATCTGTATAAGCACaaccaccatcccaaagatgctggtAAACATCCAAGCACAGATACAGCACATCACTTACATAGGTTGCCTAACTCAGGTTGGCTTCGTGATAGGTTTTGGTGGTtttgaagattttctccttgcAGCAATGGCTtatgatcgctatgtggccatTTGTCACCCCTTGAGGTACACGGTTATCATGAACCCCCGACTCTGTGTTCTGCTGATTCTACTCTCACTTTTCATCAGCACTGTGGTTTCCCTGCTCCTTAGTCTGATGGTGTTGAGATTGTCCTTCTGCCAAGACCTGGAAATCCCTCACTTCTTCTGTGAACTTGCTCAGGTCATCAAGCTGGCCTGTTCTGATACCCTCATCAATAACATTCTGATATATTCTGTAATTGGCCTGTTTGGTGGTATTCCCCTCCTTGGGATCATTTTCTCTTATACTCAAATTGTCTCCTCTGTTTTGAGAATGCCATCAGAAGGGGCAAAGCTTAAAGCTTTTTCCACCTGTGGGTCTCATCTCTCAGTTGTGTCCTTATTCTATGGGACAGCTTTTGGAGTGTACGTTAGTTCAGCAGTGACTGACTCTCCCAGGaagattgcagtggcttctgttatGTACATTGTGCTTCCTCAAATGATGAACCCTTTTATCTACAGCCTGAGAAACAAAGACATGAAGAGAGCCTTAAGGAAACTTATTAGCATGACACCTTCCCTGTGA
- the LOC130837073 gene encoding olfactory receptor 7G2-like, with the protein MEPRNQTDVSEFLLLGLTDDPELQPFLFCLFLAMYLITVLGNLLIILAVSWDSHLHAPMYFLLSNLSFTDICISTTTIPKMLVNIQAQIQHITYIGCLAQIGFVLVFGDLENFLLAAMAFDRYVAICHPLRYTVIMNPRLCVLLILLSLFISTMVGLLLSLMVLHLSFCQDLEIPHFFCELAQVIKLACSDTLMNNILIYSVIGLFGGIPLSGIIFSYTQIVSSVLRMPAAGAKLKAFSTCGSHLSVVCLFYGTVFGVYISSVVTDSSRKTAVASVMYIVLPQMMNPFIYSLRNKDIKIAMRKFISKIPSFL; encoded by the coding sequence ATGGAACCCAGAAATCAAACAGATGTTTCAGAATTCCTTCTCCTGGGATTGACAGATGATCCAGAACTGCAGCCCTTCTTATTCTGCCTGTTCCTGGCTATGTACCTGATCACTGTCCTaggaaacctgctcatcatcctggctgttAGCTGGGACTCCCACCTCCATGCCCCAATGTACTTCTtgctctccaacctgtcctttaCTGACATCTGTATAAGCACaaccaccatcccaaagatgctggtAAACATCCAAGCACAAATACAGCACATCACTTACATAGGCTGCCTGGCCCAAATTGGCTTCGTCCTGGTTTTTGGTGATTTAGAGAATTTTCTCCTTGCAGCAATGGCCTTTGATCGCTATGTGGCCATTTGTCACCCCTTGAGGTACACGGTTATCATGAACCCCCGACTCTGTGTTCTGCTGATTCTACTCTCACTTTTCATCAGCACTATGGTTGGCTTACTCCTCAGTCTGATGGTATTGCACCTGTCCTTCTGCCAGGACCTGGAAATCCCTCACTTCTTCTGTGAACTTGCTCAGGTCATCAAGCTGGCCTGTTCTGATACCCTCATGAATAACATCCTGATATATTCTGTGATTGGCCTATTTGGTGGTATTCCTCTGTCTGGGATCATTTTCTCTTATACTCAAATTGTCTCCTCTGTTTTgagaatgccagcagcaggggcaAAGCTTAAAGCTTTTTCCACCTGTGGGTCTCACCTCTCAGTTGTGTGCTTATTCTATGGGACAGTTTTTGGAGTTTACATTAGTTCTGTGGTTACTGACTCATCCAGGAAGACTGCAGTGGCTTCAGTTATGTACATTGTGCTTCCTCAAATGATGAACCCTTTTATCTACAGCCTGAGAAACAAGGACATAAAGATAGCCATGAGGAAATTTATTAGTAAGATACCCTCTTTCCTGTGA